The window ttaatatatataattattaaaacagacaatGACACCAAAAGTTAATTATTCTAACTGTcttaaacttaataatataatatagatagtatagatgatcttctaattttttgtaattaattaaataaatagacagGTATTGTATATATTATGTGGCTTTCATTGTTAAATTAAAACTTCGACAAAatactaaatttaaatttattaatgaaaaataatgtataattcatgttcTTGAACCTATACAAATAACttaattcatataaaaaatttatcctTAACTGAATAAAATATGTATCTCTTCTCTTCAAAATTATTGTGGGTAAGAGTgtagaaatttttaatttattaaccaACTCTATgagcaaaaatattaaatggtCCCCAAGGCTTTGAGATGACCCGGCTAGCTATCTAAATGTACTAGTTTTAgcttttatatatgtaattaagGTGTAAACAAATCGAATCGAGTAGAGTATaagtaaaaatttaataaaaattgagtTATTTGAGTTCGAGCTTGGttcaaaactcgaaaaatttaaaaaaaaaaatttgcacgaGTTTAGCTCGAATTTTTTGAACTTATTTTTGAGATGTTCGATATATTGCTCGAACATTAAGGTTCgagaattaaattttgaaaactcgaaatgtcctgaaagcttaaaattatatttattagtatataattatatttttaataaaatagtaagtCTCTCGaattatcaaacaaaataattttggtttAGAAAAAGTTTTGAGTATGTTTGAGTTCGGCTCGAAACTtcgaatataaatcaaatattactCGATTAAGCTCAAAAAACTTGTAAACCGACTCGATTCGTTTAGGGTCTAAATATACCGACAAATATGTTATCCACAATGGCATTGAAAAAGTGAGGCCCCAACCCCAACCCCACCCCCAACCCCAACCCTTTTGGTCATTTGGTGGCTCTCAATTCTATCGTTAGCAAGGAAATCGCTTTTGCCATGTGAATTATTGGGTCGTATTTAATTGGGAGACCAATTAGTTATTGAAGGGCAGTTTTGTCTTCATCAAAACGTGCATACGATTTTGGATAGCTGTCATCTTAAGCTCCAAATACAGATACAATTTTAGAAACTAATTGCTCAggagtattttaatttttttttaagattcatgatcataataaatttaatcGGTTTATAAATAAATACCATTATATAATACTGTTTCCCACGTCTAATTCTTTATGTATGTTGGTATCTTCTGGCATGCGATGATGCGtataacatatataattttttttttgttttgtaaaaaaaatttgaagactTTTTTTTGCACATAAAAACTatataagaattttaaaattgtgtagattattttaaattagatctttataaaatatttatggttttttataatatttttttatgaggagtgatatatttaattttttaaaaaaaataaagtgatataattaattaaatttgtgtaAGACTGATATAAGAGTTacataaaataaagtaaaatttgatattaaataaaaCTCTAGTAATTAGTTAGTATAAAGGCCTCGTGCATAATCATATTGTTTGCGTATATTACAAAGATATATTAttaaactgaaatttgatagcatatactattaaaattataaagaaGCAAACATACATGTCCAAAATGACATGTTGGGATTAGTAAATCTTCTGCATCTTGTACATGATCAGGCGAATAATTCAGATTCCTTTGTGCAATGGTTCTTCAGCTGCTTGGAATGCTGGCCTCCTCGATTGCTGCCCACCATGTTTATGGTTATTTGGTGTATATGGAAATATAGAAACGACAAACTATGGAATGTGGCAGATATATTTGTCGGAGAAAATTCATAAACAACATGATCCATCAGGCTAAATCATCTAGAATTTGATTGAAAACTTAACCGACTTGAAGTCATGATCCTGAATTCTTTAGAACTCCTGATCTACCAAGTCCACGCGCTCTTTCTTTGAGAGAATAATTTAGTTTTCtcttttgaactattttcttaatggaGAAGATAATAGGTAACGTGATGTCGCGTGATCTGGAGACCATGATCCATATATAGATAATGTATATATCTTCtaatatttctgttttagcccataataaaaacaaaaataacacttatgtctctacacattaaaAACTCACAATCTATTAGATACATTAAAACCCAGTAGCCAAAACTTTAATCGATCATTTCTTAACTTAATAGATAACAAATAACACATAAgtctatataaataaaattgatttgaCAAGATCAACAAAGGTCGATATATCTTTGGCCTTGGATCTCCTCAAACAATGGCTAGATGCTCGCAAATCGCCCCAAGCCACAGACACTCAGACAACTGCGAATGATGAGGTGCTTACATGGAAACGACCGCCAACTCGCAGATATATGAAATGTAATGCTGATGCAGCAATCTTCAAGGGACGTGTTTGATTGGGATTGCAACGATTGATCGATCGGGATTCAAATGGTGAGTTTATGGTTTGCAGGATGGTcaaattgttagagtaggtgaccggcaagccaacttgtgatttggacttttattgactctaatgtaaaacaatctttattttaataatattttacgattttattcgattatgacattatactttatctgaaTACCCATgaaagctgcatagataaagtccttaaatatgcaataggtaccatgagatctgcatcgcaacgtaagatcaagAAACTCATCAGGAAGTAtacgtatattctaaacaagttCTTAGTTGAATCGACCgtctaaaacaaggataaaagtCGCTCAAGCTCAAAACTAATATATGTGATATAAACGTCAATTCTCACGCTAGTTCTTGTGTCTTCTGTGATGCTCCTAGTTTTATTTACGATGATTGTAACGAACCTTCTTTTAGTTAATGAAGTATGATATGTtttcgttaaaaaaaaatatagtttttgtacttttttattttttatcttgttttttaaatagttttcttttgtgtgtgtgtgtgatttatGTCAATTCAATATATACTCGtactgaaaattaatatttctgatataaaaaaataatttttttactcaaatcatcatatattacaaaatatactaaaaattaagattttttaCTCAAATTATCATTTATCACACTATATTTTTCATAACATAACTAAATAAAATCATACATTtgcagtaaaaaataatattttaaacgtACAAGTAATAATTTTCATGGGTCAGAGTTCCttctcaaaaatttaattttcatgggTCAGAGTTCCTTCTCAAAAAGGGCGGTCTTGCTTGGCGCGAAGGCTGCTGGTTCGGAGGTAGAGTTGACGTAGGTTTGCCTCTGACCTAGATCattttaagttaaatgaagTCTCTatcgtttaaaaaataaaaaaaatatgaaacttCATACACCTTAAAGTTCATAGGACGAAAAGATATTCTGTGAGACGGACTCACTGtagttttttttaacattttttatgCCTAATTTTTcactaaaatttattttgtaccTGATAATTTTAAGGGTGAtgagttaaatttttaaaagaaatttgtGAACTCAAATgtttaagcttaataaatatAGGGACTGGAAAGATGAGACAGTCTGACAAAGGAAGTCCAATGTTTGGGCATCATGTGACCTAACATCATTGATACATCTCGGCCCACCTTGTGCTAAATTTTGGCCCTTAGATGTCATGAGAATCATCCTGACCGTAAAATCACTAGGTTATAAAAATAAGTCCCACTGATACCATTCTCGCTGTTTTCTTGATAATTAGGGTTGCGTCAACAGTATCTGTGTTTCGATTTCGTTTTTCGGGTATTCTTGAGCTCAATATTTCGGTTTATATGTATGAATTTTATCTGCTTATGTGAATTATACACGATCTTTTATTCATTTAGGTTCTCACCAAAGTTTTCCGTGAgaattcgtttttttttttgaatagcGTGAGAATTCGTTTTTTTTTAGACTGGGGGTTCTGGGAGTTTTTTCAGTATTGTCTGTCACCGCGGTAATATTTGGGAATTGGATGATCGTAAAAAATtggttaaattattttgttaatgCTCATGGCAGTTATTGGATTTATTCAGATACCGTATTGTTCTATTGAAagttctcttttttcttttctttttttctgtttttttttttttttttttttgNGCGTGTTCTTTCACGTTGGTTTAAGTATCATATCTTAAAGAACTAATCTTTTTTTTGCTTTTTCCAATAATctgattttcattttattttcacATTCCTCTCTGATTTCTCCTGGGCATGGGTTGTTAATTTCATACTTTCCCAATCTCTTCTTGTATTCCAATTgaaattttttggaattttgaATTGTTGAGAggtatcaataaaaaaaatggtcGTAATCAAAGAAGTGTTAAGAAACAGTTGTGATAAACTTTAGTTTCTTTATTCTGGTTGTGTCTGGGTCTTTTCTTTGCTACTTGTCGAGCTCAGTGTTTTACCTGCTTAGGGTTATCTTTCTATGTCAAATAAGACTAGCTGGCTCATTTTTTATATTGGTGTATTTTGTTACTTTGAGATTTCATAGTGTACCTTGATGATGTTGTTTGCCTTTTTGCAATTCTTGAGCTTGAGCTTTGTTGCTACAGTATAAAATGCCTCGTCATGATGATCGGTATGGCGGCAATACTCGCCTTTATGTTGGTCACTTGTCTTCCAGAACCCGTTCTCGAGATTTGGAGCATGTTTTCAGTAGATATGGAAGGTAATTAATGCCACGTCCTCCTTGTTTTTGTTTAGTGATAGTTCTGCTAATCTTTTCGAATGTGAAATATCTGGCTTATTTTATCCATTTTACTATTGGTTGTGATATTTAATACTTTAATTTAGTTCATATGGTTTTCCTTTTCTATGGATGGTGTGTTTTTGTTCTTGATGATGTTTTTatagatatttaaattttatacatGCTTACTTGAACAGTAGCTTGTTTAAGTGTAATGCGAGCTTATTTCCCGAAAATGGCTGTACTTTTCTGAGACACGTTCTGTATTTCGCTATTTCTCTTACGTGATGTTTTTCACTATGGAGCCGATGTACTGAGTTCGCCTTAATAATATCTCCATCATCACCTACTTTAAAATTCTCTGCTAGATATTGCTAATCAATTAGTTCTTTAGAGGCTACTTATTATTTCTCTCCGAGTTGGTTTATCTAGGTTATATAATGAAATAGTTTTCCACCCTTACAAGATTTATGAGAATTCTAGCAAACCCATGCTTCTATCTCTGTCACGAGAGATCTAGCACTGGAGAATGTGGTTCTGCTTCTCACCTCCAAGTAAGAACATTTTTGCTTTCTAAGCATGGTTCTTACCTTGGCGACTCTGTGATCGTATTATTTGTGAAGGAACAATGTGGCATAGGTGCTTCTGCGTTTAACTTGAATGATTCTATTGAAGGTTTCTGAGCCTTTCCGTGACCTGGTGGTCAATGGTGGGAGGGTGGACTATTCCTGACCTGGTGGTCAATGGTGAGAGGGTGGACTTGGTGGATTATCTTGGCGATTGTTAGAAGCCTTTGGCGATTCTTTGTGTTGTCTTTGCATGTTTTTATGGATTTTGCAACAATCAAACTGGTGTTTAGTTCGTCTTGAGGACCAAGTTTCATGCACTCCAGTACGTAAGTTATGATGGCCTTAATGTTTCTGACAACCATTTCCGCAGAGTACGCGACGTGGATATGAAGCGAGACTACGCCTTTGTTGTATGTATCATCACTCTTTATCTTTCTTGGTTATGATTATTAACAGATTTCTTCTATCTTTTCAAATATGAGTTGATTATATGTTTGACGATTACGTGTGGATTTCTTGTGTTGGTTTCTGTGTTTTCTATCACAATTTTCAGGAATTCAGTGATCCTAGGGATGCTGATGATGCTAGATATAACTTGGATGGAAGAGATGTTGATGGACGGCGCATCATTGTTGAATTTGCCAAAGGAGTAAGTGAATTTGAGGCTAGTTCCTTCAATTCTTAGCTACTTTAAGCCAAAAATGTGGCAGGATGTTGTCATGTCATGGCTTTCGTCACTCGAGGTGTGGTTTTGACATAATCAAACGTAGGGACTTATTGAATTTTAAGTGACATGTAAATAAGCTCCTCGGGTACAATGTTGTcttagtttttttttgtgtgctgCATGTTAAGCCTCTGATGTTAAATGATGTGGCTGCAGGTACCACGTGGACCTGGAGGAGTTAGAGAATATGTTGGCAAAGGTCCTGCTCCAGGTTCTGGGCGGTGCTTCAATTGTGGCATTGATGGCCACTGGGCTCGAGATTGCAAGGCTGGAGACTGGAAAAACAAGTGTTATCGCTGTGGGGAAAGAGGTCATATTGAGAAGAACTGCCAGGAAAGCCCTAAGAAGCAGAGGTAAGTCTATTTAATTTGCCGTAATGATTTGCTCTCTATTTTCCGCCTGATGTTTTTCCAGGACAAGTAGTCATGTCTGCCTTAATTTATGTAAGTTTAATATATATAGCTGTGAGTGCACTGCTTTGCCCTGTGATGTGGCTATCAACTTTTTTATCTGGCCCTGTTTTTTTATTTGGCCCTGTTTCAGTAAACGTGGTCGCAGTTATTCACGTTCTCCTGTGAGGTCACGTTCTCCTCGACGTGGCAGGAGTAGGAGTCGAAGTTTCAGCAGAAGCCGCAGCTACAGGTtgattgttatttttaaattaaattttccgaTTATAAGTTTTACCTCATGTAAAGAGATGCTACTAAGCTCCTGCACTAAATTCCTACTGAATTCCCCCCATTTTTAATTCTTCATTTTTCCAGCCGGTCAAGGTCGCCTGCTAGAAGAGGCCGTGATGCTGAGTACGATGAAAGGAGATCAAGAAGTCCAGCAGGCAAAAGTCCCGAACGAAAACGGGGTTCTTCTCCCTCCAAGAACAGGAAGCGCAGCCCAACACCTATTAGGGATGATAGTCCAATTGAGAGAAGGAGATCTTCTCCGAGGAGAAGCAGAATGGAAACTGAGCAAGATGATAGGTATAATGGAAGTCCTAAGGAGGTTAGCCAAAGCCCTGGGGACCCTGCTACAAGGGGGGACGATGAAAGCCCTTATGCTGCCAATGGTCGGGGCAGAAGCCCCAGTCCAAGAGATGACCTAAGCCCCGTCGatgataatgataatgataatgataatattCGCTCTCCTCGGGGCAGTGAGTCTCCATGAGATTGTTGGAAGGCAGGTGATGGTTTGATATGGTCGTGTAAGGTTCATTGAGGTTGGTGTGTTTTTCTGTTTTATTTATCAGTGTACTGTAGTTGAAATGTTGAAGTACTCCAAACTAACTAACTTTGATTTGAGAGGCCTGCAGAGATTGCTTTGGTTTTGAATTTGagcattattattataatattgtgctgtgttttctatgtttaaaaaaaaatgaaaggatTGTTGAAATCAATCCTTTCAAATTAATCCTTTCATTTTTTGCCCCCCAATGAAACATCAAATATTAACACAGGCAATAGGATAGAGAAAAAAATGCTCCGTTTCATTTCTATTGTACCAAAGTACATCCTAACGTTTTTGACGTGTTAAACacattaatattgatattaggAAGAGACTCGAAATCGGAACACGAAAATAGCTTGGACTTATACCACAGCTCGGTCACATGGCAGCACAGTTTCGATTGTTTCCTGTTCAAGGCTGTCTTGTACATGAAAAATCGAGTGGGTGTCGACTGGGTGATGAAATCTGTATAGGTGTTAAATTCACCAATTAAAcggtatatttttttaaaaaatgtaattcTTTTCATCGTATTGCAAATGGTTATTGAGAATGCATATAAAACCCAAGAGTTTAATGGAACGGCCTGTTTGAAGATATGACACCGAACATTAAAGACGTGTTTAACACCATATCGACATTCTAATAAAATATGagtgaaaataaaaaacaaaaaccaatTTACCTGATTAAAATTGCAATTTGCAAACTTACTAGATCCCTTCCGGGCCTCGGGGTGGAGAATAGATTGAATCATTCCTGTAGCTCACCATAAAGTTTCGAGTATCTGCTGATCGTAGAGCTGCTCACGCTTCATCACTCTGTTTCTACTGCTGCTAAAGGTTTAACACACTCCAAGGCTATATATTTTGTACAGAATTCGACTACTTTCTATATTTAGGAGGTGTTTATAACATCTcctgctttaaaaaaaatattaaatttatatattataaaaaaattgggaaaaaaaagagAGGAGTGATTAGTGTGTGAAAATAAAAGTGAATAATTGAAAATCAGAAGTGGGTAGTATTTGATAAATAGTGTACTATAATCTTAATTTATTACTAGAACTACTTTTGTAGAAACAAAATCAACATTCCACTtacttttgaattttaattaaattaaacaaaaactaACTCGGGATAtgagtttaataaatatactattaatttttattgtaaatattagtattgtTGATACATCGGTTTGACATTCGACGCACCTAAGTCGAGCTCGTACGCTTGCACACAAGTCAAGtctttttcattttcaaatcGGCCCCTTGATTTGCACCTCATACGTCGGCATGCGCGAGAGAGGACCTATAGACCAATCATTCTTACATTTCCATAAAATATAACACAATATAAGTATATTTATatccctttatttttttttttatggaggACAAATAAATACCCAACAAATACTTTGGGCCTTCCTTGGTTTGATTGCATTAGCCAATTCTCTTCAGGCCCAGGCCCAGGCCCTTACTAGTTACTGCTCTATGCCACTAGTTAGTAGTTAAGCTTGAAGCTTGACAGACATTaacaaatttctttttaaagtatcctaaaattttaaaataaaatacacctaaaaaattcaaaataaaaataaatattagtgatataattgaaaaacaaatccataaatatatgAATGATGAAAAAGTATAACGATGATTAAcgcaaaataaaaattgtgtaATAACATATTCAAAGTACTGTATATATTTGTGTAAGTTCAATCTATGCCGAATACATTGACCTAGTTCGATGTAAATCGAATGACCATCAtcgtctttttctttttctttttttttttttttttttttttttttttttttacgtgaGACCAAGCATAGACCctacatattatttatatgattgTTGACTCTGCAGTGGCCGGTGAGATAATATCCCGTTGTAGGATTTTATCAACCTATATATCATATATGtgcatgattattatttttgtttggcCAAGAGAGTGAGTGATGAATTGATGAGTAGATGAAGGGATCCAGCAGCAGTTGGCTCTTTTATTCTCTTCTTGTTGTTCTTTTCACCATACTATTTAGATGAGAATAATTGGAGACAATGAAATGTGAACAAGTCTGAGCCATTTTCGAACCAAGACACTTACTTGTGGACAAGATCCCAACATTTCCATCCACTCCCTTCCATATTACTCCACCACCTCAACTTTCTAATGTCACGCCTTTCCCCATCGTACCTAGAGTAAATTTAgcgtaaataaaataatatcttctaaaatatatataaaaaaaatcaatactttccataacaaaataattaactCTGAATCCGTtcttacaaatatatatataaaaaaattacacaaaaactctAATAAGACGATTTtatgaatcaattttgtgagacagatcttttatttagatcagctatgaaaaatattattttttattataaataaaaataaagttaacTTGCTTCATgaaataaagatatgtgagaccgtctcacaagatacataCTCAAAAGTTTAACTATGTATTACTATATAGTTAGTAAGAAATATAGCACAAGttcaaaaccaaaataaaaaataaaaaaaatcttgattttataacatataaattaaatgttgattttaaatggGATTA of the Primulina huaijiensis isolate GDHJ02 chromosome 1, ASM1229523v2, whole genome shotgun sequence genome contains:
- the LOC140986239 gene encoding uncharacterized protein isoform X2, yielding MFDDYVWISCVGFCVFYHNFQEFSDPRDADDARYNLDGRDVDGRRIIVEFAKGVPRGPGGVREYVGKGPAPGSGRCFNCGIDGHWARDCKAGDWKNKCYRCGERGHIEKNCQESPKKQSKRGRSYSRSPVRSRSPRRGRSRSRSFSRSRSYSRSRSPARRGRDAEYDERRSRSPAGKSPERKRGSSPSKNRKRSPTPIRDDSPIERRRSSPRRSRMETEQDDRYNGSPKEVSQSPGDPATRGDDESPYAANGRGRSPSPRDDLSPVDDNDNDNDNIRSPRGSESP
- the LOC140986239 gene encoding uncharacterized protein isoform X3; translation: MKRDYAFVEFSDPRDADDARYNLDGRDVDGRRIIVEFAKGVPRGPGGVREYVGKGPAPGSGRCFNCGIDGHWARDCKAGDWKNKCYRCGERGHIEKNCQESPKKQSKRGRSYSRSPVRSRSPRRGRSRSRSFSRSRSYSRSRSPARRGRDAEYDERRSRSPAGKSPERKRGSSPSKNRKRSPTPIRDDSPIERRRSSPRRSRMETEQDDRYNGSPKEVSQSPGDPATRGDDESPYAANGRGRSPSPRDDLSPVDDNDNDNDNIRSPRGSESP
- the LOC140986239 gene encoding uncharacterized protein isoform X1; translated protein: MPRHDDRYGGNTRLYVGHLSSRTRSRDLEHVFSRYGRVRDVDMKRDYAFVEFSDPRDADDARYNLDGRDVDGRRIIVEFAKGVPRGPGGVREYVGKGPAPGSGRCFNCGIDGHWARDCKAGDWKNKCYRCGERGHIEKNCQESPKKQSKRGRSYSRSPVRSRSPRRGRSRSRSFSRSRSYSRSRSPARRGRDAEYDERRSRSPAGKSPERKRGSSPSKNRKRSPTPIRDDSPIERRRSSPRRSRMETEQDDRYNGSPKEVSQSPGDPATRGDDESPYAANGRGRSPSPRDDLSPVDDNDNDNDNIRSPRGSESP